The Luteolibacter arcticus genome includes the window CTTCCCACGCGTCAGCCGTCAGCGGCCAACCGTGGCTGAAGGTAACGATCGGGCCGTCCTTCGGGCCCCAATCCTTGTAGTAGATGCTCGTTCCGTCCTTGGTGGTGATGGTGCTCATGTCAGTTCTGGGGTTGGGATCAAATCAGGAAATATTTGCCGCCATGGGTGTCGTCGATAAAGGGGATTCTCGTGAATCAGCCTGGCCGCATGCCCACGACAGCGCGTAATCGGCGACTTCCTCCCAACCGTTCTCCGCGATGATGAAGTGACTGCGGCCGGGGAATTCCTTGAACTCGGTGATCGCGCTGGAGCGGTATTTCCGGAAGTTCTTCCGGTTGAGCGCGGACGGCATGATGACGTCCTTCTCGCCACCGATCAGTAGCAGCGGCGCGCGCTTGCCGTTGTGGAAATCGATGAACGTCGGAGCCTTCGCCATGAAGTTGGCCAGCGCTGCCTGGAAGATCGCTCGCCCGGATGCGGGGATGGCAATGCTTTCATAGGCCTCGCGCACTTCGGCTTCCGACAGCGTGTTGGCGAAGACCTTCCAGAACTGCTCCAAGGTAAAGAGAAAGGTTCCTCGAAACGTCGATGGCTTCAGGAAGGCCGGCAGCAGGGACAGGTAGGTCGAAACAGGTAGCACCAGCACGCCCTTCGGCGGCACCGAGTCGATCGCCACACCGGCTGCGCCGAAGCCGCGGTCGATCAGGACCTGGGTGAGCACGCCGCCATAGGAGTGGCCCATCAGGATCGGTGGCTCGGGCAGGCCACGAATGATCTCCGCATAGTGAGCGATCACTTGCTCCGCACCGACCCCGTTGAGGCTCGAAGGATCCCGGCGCATCCCCGCAGCGTCGTCACTTACGCCAGGCCATGCCGGCGCGAGCACCTTGTGACCACGAGATTCATAGTAGCTGCGGAACTTGTCCCAGCAATGCGGCGTGACCCACAGGCCGTGGATCAATACGATCGGGCGTTTCGCGTTCATGGTGCTTCAGCGATCGCCGCCCGAGATGAAGTGCATCTGCCCGGTGACCCACGACGCGTCATCGGAGGCCAGGTAAACGACGGCTGGAGCGATGTCGTCCGGCTGCCCGATCCGCCCGAGCGCAGTCTGTTCACCGAGCTTCTTGAAGATGTCGATGAGCCCCTGCGCGTGGACGCCCTCGCTTTCCGTCGGCCCGGGATTGATCGAGTTCACCCGGATTCCCTTTGGCCCGAGCTCCTTCGAGAAGGTTCGCGTCAACCCATCGACCGCAGACTTGGTGGCATTGTAAACGCCGGTCCCCGCCGGAGAATGCGTGCTCACGGTGGAGCTGGTGTTGATGATGCTGCCGCCGGCGGGATTGAAATGCTTCAGCGCCTCCTGCGTGGCGAGGATGGGGCCGAGCACGTTGATTTCGAACAGGCGGTGAAAATGCTCAGGCGCGATCGCTTCGATCGGCTTGAAGTCAAAGACACCGGCATTGTTCACTAGGATGTCGATGGGGCCGAATGCGGCCACGGCTTCCGCAAAGAGCTGCTGCACTTCACCGGGATCTGCGACGTTGGCCTTGATGGCGATCGCGCTGCCACCGTTGGCGGCGATCCCGGCGACGACCTCTTCTGCGGCAGCGGGCGAGGACGAGTAGTTCACCACCACCTTGGCACCGGCGGCGGCGAGATGCTTGGCGATGGCAGCGCCGATGCCTTTCGAGGCACCGGTGACGACGGCGGTTTTGCCGGATAGTTTTCCAGACATGGGGCGGGAATAGGTTGGACGTTCATCATCCATTGGAAATCCACAGCCGCCCGTGACGAACGATCTTCAGAAGGCAAAACAATCGCAGCCCGCGCCCCACAGCGGACCCGGAGCAGGAGCCGAGCGTGGCCCGGATTTCATCGACGTCGTCCGGCCATCCCAATGCGGCGCGCCATAGCCGCCGAACCTCGCGACCGGCGACCACTCGGGCAGCACCGGGATCGGCGGGGCATCGTGCTCGCGGAAAGGACCGGCGGCGTAAACCGGCTTGCCGCCGACGATCGTGAGCACCGATTGCAGGTCGCGGATCCTTTCCTCCGCCACGGCGAGGTAGTCCTCGCTGGTGACGACCAGATCGGCGAGCTGGCCGGGAATGATGCGGCCTTTCACATCGTCCTCGCCGGAGAACCACGCGCTGCCGGAGGTGTAGAGCCGCAGCGCTTCCACGCGGCTCATCCGGTTAGCTTCCGGGTAGAGTTCGAGCCCGCCGATGGTGCGGCCGCTGACCATCCAGTAGAGCGAGTTGAAGGGATTGTAGTTCGCCACCCGCGTGGCATCGGTACCCGCGCCAACGGGAATTCCCATCTCCAGCATTTTTCTAACAGGTGGCGTGCGCTCCGCGGCTTTCGCACCATAGCGATCCACGAAGTATTCGCCTTGGAAGGCCATGCGATGCTGGATGGCGATCCCGCCGCCGAGGGCTTTCACCCGCTCCAGGTTGCGATCGCTGATGGTCTCGCAGTGATCGAGGAACCAGCGGAGATCCTGCAACGGAGCTTCCCGGTCCACGCGCTCGAAGACATCGAGGAAACGAGAGATGCTTTCATCGTAGGTCGCATGCAGGCGGAATGGCCAGCGATTCGAGGCGAGTGCCAGCACCACGTCTTCCAGCTCGCTCTCCAGCGAGGCGGCGAGGTCGGGCCGCGGCTCCAGGAAGTCCTCAAAGTCCGCGGCCGAGAAGACCAGCATTTCGCCCGCACCATTCATG containing:
- a CDS encoding alpha/beta hydrolase, which produces MNAKRPIVLIHGLWVTPHCWDKFRSYYESRGHKVLAPAWPGVSDDAAGMRRDPSSLNGVGAEQVIAHYAEIIRGLPEPPILMGHSYGGVLTQVLIDRGFGAAGVAIDSVPPKGVLVLPVSTYLSLLPAFLKPSTFRGTFLFTLEQFWKVFANTLSEAEVREAYESIAIPASGRAIFQAALANFMAKAPTFIDFHNGKRAPLLLIGGEKDVIMPSALNRKNFRKYRSSAITEFKEFPGRSHFIIAENGWEEVADYALSWACGQADSRESPLSTTPMAANIS
- a CDS encoding SDR family NAD(P)-dependent oxidoreductase, whose translation is MSGKLSGKTAVVTGASKGIGAAIAKHLAAAGAKVVVNYSSSPAAAEEVVAGIAANGGSAIAIKANVADPGEVQQLFAEAVAAFGPIDILVNNAGVFDFKPIEAIAPEHFHRLFEINVLGPILATQEALKHFNPAGGSIINTSSTVSTHSPAGTGVYNATKSAVDGLTRTFSKELGPKGIRVNSINPGPTESEGVHAQGLIDIFKKLGEQTALGRIGQPDDIAPAVVYLASDDASWVTGQMHFISGGDR
- a CDS encoding amidohydrolase is translated as METPDLILRNGRVTTLDPAKPEAKHVAIKDGRILATSDEEIQPGPQTKVIDLQGHRVIPGLNDSHLHLIRGGLNYNLELRWDGIPSLSEAMRMLKLQAAVTPTGQWVRVVGSWSEFQFVEQRMPTLDELNEAAPDTPVFILHLYCRALLNHAALRACGYTKDTPDPPGGEIQRDKNGNPTGLLIARPNAMILYATLAKGPKLPPEHQLNSTRHFMRELNRLGVTSCIDAGGGFQNYPDDYAIIRQLHERDELTVRIAYNLFTQKPKQEKEDFARWMKMTKPGDGDAFFRMNGAGEMLVFSAADFEDFLEPRPDLAASLESELEDVVLALASNRWPFRLHATYDESISRFLDVFERVDREAPLQDLRWFLDHCETISDRNLERVKALGGGIAIQHRMAFQGEYFVDRYGAKAAERTPPVRKMLEMGIPVGAGTDATRVANYNPFNSLYWMVSGRTIGGLELYPEANRMSRVEALRLYTSGSAWFSGEDDVKGRIIPGQLADLVVTSEDYLAVAEERIRDLQSVLTIVGGKPVYAAGPFREHDAPPIPVLPEWSPVARFGGYGAPHWDGRTTSMKSGPRSAPAPGPLWGAGCDCFAF